The Ziziphus jujuba cultivar Dongzao chromosome 12, ASM3175591v1 sequence CAGGTTGATGGAGAATTTCCTATGGACAGTGGGAACGGCATATGAGCCTCAATTTGGATATGGTAGAAGAATGGGCACCAAGGTTAATTCATTTATAACAGTAATTGATGATGTATATGATGCTTAGggttagacctggcaatttggatcatgacacggcgacacgactcgaaaacgacacggaataaatgggtttgggtttattataaatgggttcgggtcataatcgggtcaacccgtttaacacgattattaatcgtgtcattttcgggttgacctgtttaactcgaaattgacccgttacgatccatttattaaacgtgttagtttcaacccgacacgattatatacctattacaacccatttaaatttaattttaaattaatattttatcactaatataatatttaataactaaaaaatattataaattaaaaaatttataaaaataattttctattactaattttttaaaaacaaaaaatacatctttaataaaacaaaaacataaaaataaaaataaaataaaaaatattttcgggttaataggttaattttcgggttaacgggttaataggttagttttcggattaataggtcaatttcaggttaacgggttaataggtcaacacgacccgttaaaataatcgtgttaaacgggtcgtgtcgtgttgacctgtttataaacaggtcgggttagtgttttaggtacctgacacgattaataaatgggtcgtgttcgggttaggtatttttgacacgattattaaacgggttgacacgaacacgacctaccaacccgaattgccaggtatacttAGGGTACTTTAGAAGAACTGAAGCTCTTCACAAATGCTGTTGAGAGGTAAAGGATATTTGATTAGCAACTGATTACCTTGTTTTCCCTTATAATTAGACttaagcttttctttttttcttttttttcttttttttttttttgttaaggtgttattatatatatagttgggaTATGGATGCAATGGACCAGCAACCATATTATATGAAGATGTGTTTTCATGCCCTTCACAATTCAGTAAATGAAATGGCCTTTGATGCGCTCAAAGAACAAGGACTTCACATCATCAAATACCTCCAAAAAGCAGtaataatttgattataatttctAGTTTCATGGCTAATTAACCTTGCacatttttttaacctttataTCATTGCTTTAAagtcttatttttttcaattaccaaaaaaaatcttattagtattattattatttattttttatttttatacattgaATCTGTATTGCCATTTTTCAGTGGACAGATCTTTGTAACAGTTATTTACGAGAGGCAAAGTGGTATTATAGTGGATATACTCCAAGCTTTGAAGAGTACATGGAGAATGCATGGATTTCAATATCAGCTCCTGTCGTACTGGTCCATACCTATTTCTCTGTTTCAAATCCCATTACACAAGAGGCTTTGCAGTGCTTGGAAGACTACCCCAACATACTTCGTTGGCCGTCGATGATTTTTCAACTTGCTGATGATTTGGGAACATCATCGGTAAACATAActatatcattaattaattaaactaccTCATAGTAactaaaatccttttttttttttttttttggctagattgaatatatatatatatatatacaagcttGTTACTGTAAGCGAAGTCATCCACCTTATGGAGGGCGATAACCATTCATAGCCATCAAATTTTAACGATTTGATATCTGTGAATAACTATCTTATTGTATATTTAGAAAGACTTTCCTcactataacattttcatttgtgtatatatatattttggtaatataCAGGGTGAATTAGAAAGAGGTGATGTTCCAAAATCAACAGAAACCGGTGTCTCCGAGGATGATGCTAGGAAAtacatcaaatttttgatggTGAAATATGGAAGAAGATGAATGAAGATTATGGAAATGCATGTTGTCCCTTATCGGAGACCTTTTTAAGAATGGCAATGAATCTTGTTAGAATGGCCCAATGCATGTACCGATATGGCGATGGACATGGTGTGCCAGATGGTGAAACAAAAGACCGTGTTTTATTATTGCTTATTAGGCCCATTCCCATGTAGTTAAACATAGAAGAGAAGAAATTAATGAAGTGCTTATATATTCTCCTTGTGAAGaataaatatccaaaaccaaaactcagattattataatattatttttttaatttagcttCTTTTCCCTATTAATAACAGGATTAATAGCGCAAGCTTTGTATAAATATTCGAtctctataaaatttatataattgatatttcatcCTTGTATACTGTGTTTTGACTATTTTATTACAAGATTTacggttgtttattttttctatttattattttgtttctttttctttttataaatgcaATATCATGTGTCAGCATTTTATGCGGGTgcgtataattttataaaaatcatatGATAAATTTTGTAGCCATCTTTTCGAGCTTTTATGATTTCAAGTTTTTCAATTtgtgaacaataaaaaaaaaattataaggtctaatgattaagattaaaaaaaaattaatatcgttaatgattttttctttttttaaaatctgtatTCAATTTGAATTTGCATATTAATGGGCTATACCCTTTACCCCATTAATGTGCATATAGCCGTAGTATATATGGGTACCTCATGGTAGATAAGCGTCACATGGGGATTTAGATCCCACTAATAGGCTAATGGAAATGCTAATCCAAACTTAATATATAATGCTTAGCTTTGTTAAATCCAACCAACGTGGGACTTAGGTAGAAACGAATCTCAGTCACCCCTTTGTCGAGACATGTTTTGCATTCTTTGATAGAAACAATGATGGCCTAATTGATCCATGGGAGAACTTTCAAAGATGTTAAtttgtcaattaattaatttgccggtcattatttctcttttaattataatttctatttttcaaaaaatatttttggagcaAAAGAATCACTTTCCCAATTCCCaatgtttaataaataaattaagaaggtatttaattatttaatgttaTTTCTTGGGTTTGGGCACTACAATCGTGAATATATGTTTTCATTAGTTTTCAGGACATTCCGAAGACATAATGCTTTTATTATATGAAGCTTCATATTATTTAATGGAAAGTGAACTTTTTGGAGGAAGTAAAAAATCTCAAAGGACACATGGTAAAAAGCAAAGACGAAGATGAAATTTGTATATTAGTGAGACATGCGTTGGAACTTCCACTCCAACAGAGGTTTCCAACATTAGAGAATAGGTGGTTCAATTTATGTACATGAAAGGAGACAAAAGATATGAACCCTGATTTGCTTGGGCTTGCTAAATTGGATTACAACGTGGTGCAAAACATGTATCCAGGTAATTTACAAAACCAAGCATGcaaataaaggttttttttttccttttttttaatatttcttttcttttttttgttctaaGGGTGAATTAGAGTAtctctaataattttttctattggAATCTATGTgacattgattttaaaaaaaattcatgcatatatgatattttttctatttaatagataatgtttTAGATAATTTCTCTCCAATGGATTTTGTTTAAAATGTCGTAGAATGctaatgtatatttttttattttaaaattatatataattgaaaaaccAAAAGCCCACCCAggagttatttttcttttaataaaaatcaataaaaagaaataaatgctGACTCAGCCTGTCTAACAGAGTTTTCAGAAGTAGACAGtgtatttcataatttttatttttttattaccacATCAACTTAACAGAACTAATACATAGAACTATtagagatgatttttttaaaccttttttatttatctaatgtggcaaaaaaattttaaatgaatagAATCAATATACAGGACCATTAAAAATTGCTTTAGAACTTAGAACTAAAACTTTGTCCCCAACTTTGATTGGTCTCTAAGCTCTTGTTAGgctatgttttctattttcagtttttaaaatattattttaaaaataaaaaaataaattatttttattttttttaaaaatagtattatttggACAGTAATATTTGATAAcagttttcaaaacaaaaaaataaataatatcattttaatattttctaaatttttattttttaaaattatttttaaaaactggTAGggatttagataattttttattttataaaataaaaaaatatttttaaaatttaatgaccCAACAGGCGTAAGCTTTTCACAGAGTGTTTGGGGCCGCACATTGTTTTTGTGGGTTCTTAGTCCTCCACCTGGAGGAGTGACTCAtctcaacaaaaataatatatctatttgataaaaattttaaaaagaaaatttgaatgtgaaatatctattaaaatatcCACCATACTttcgtatatatatttatgtctcATACAGATTTTTGTTGTTACGCAGTAGTTTCCGATAACTTGGATGAAAGTACCACAATACCTGTAGAACTATCTACTCCACCGACTAAAGATATTCACTTAATCTTCATAACTTCAGAAGTTAACCAATTCAATTTGGGAAAACCATATATTAAATTCATAGACCCTctctcactatatatatatatatatatataatctatattaaacatattaataaatatagattccatttttagatttaatttttatatttattttatttatattggatttatatattaaactatCTTTTATATTCTAGTCGAATTCCTTAAATTGTTGTTcatattatattgaaataaattaaaatttaattgataaggaCTCAATGACTCAATGTATACAAAGCCAAATATTGAAAGATCCTTTtgcttccttttgtttttttcctccagaaattttcatggaaacaCCTCTGAGGggttattagaaaattttaattttgatggacgtggttataaaaaaaattgaaaaatatctaGAATACCGTAAAagattcttgaaaaaaaaaaatatctgaaTTTTTCAAGCATTCCCTTTAATTTTTCAaggaatatttgaaaaattcaataaaaaaattagttaaatttattagttatttttaaaaaatggctaaaattaaattttaaacagaATTTGGTGGTGCAACTTATATTGGATTGGAATGGTAAAAACAACTAGATTTAATCAGTGCCCGTATGAGTATATATGATGTTACATTAGAAACAACTTgctgagtatatatatatatatataatctatgttaaacatattaagaaatatagattctatttttagatttaatttttatttgatttttatatttattttatttatattggatttatatattaaagtagTCGAATTCCTTGAATTGTTGTTcatattatattgaaataaatcaaaatttaattgataaggaCTCAATGACTCAATATATACAAAGCCAAATATTGAAAGATTCTTTtgcttccttttgtttttttcctcgaGAAATTTTCATGGATACATCTCTGAGGggttattagaaaattttaattttgatggacgtggttataaaaaaaattaaaaaatatctgGAATATCGTAAAagattcttgaaaaaaaaaatatctgaaTTTTTCAAGCATTCCCTTTAATTTTTCAAGGAATACttgaaaaattcaataaaaaaattagttaaatttattagttatttttaaaaaatggctaaaattaaattttacacaGAATTTGGTTGGTTATTAATCGTGCTGCAACTTATATTGGATTGGAATGGAAAAAACAACTAGATTTAATCAGTGCCCGTATGAGTATATATGATGTTACATTAGAAACAACTTGCTGAGTATatatgatgttttattttttgaatatagtttttgttttaaCAAAATAAGTTTATCTTCAAATGGGAAAAAaagctacaaaaaaaaaaagaagagtttaTCTTAACGGCATATTTGGATAAAAACAAAGTTAGtaggaatttaatttctttggaaaagtgatgattttcttttatttagatatttattgtaagttggaaaaatatgaatctagaaaattaaattttcacatgTAAAAAAATTGTTCCCATCTGTTTAAATGTCATTTTAAAAATCTCAATAAAacagttttgaatttttttaaaataaatatttatttataatttattatataatattaaaattaattatttataaatatcaatttttttattactcactaaacgaaaaaaaaatttatttttaaaataataaattttaaaaattaatttttattttaattttaatactttttaaaaggtcaaaaaaaaaaaaaaaaactcgatCAATGAACTATTATGCACTCTTTCAAGGATGATTGCTTATAGGCAAATCTCCTGGCTATCTATGTGTCTCTATCTCCTTTATCACTAAGCGATCATTCAAGGGCCTTAGGTGGTGATCTGGGTTGTTTCCCTCTAGATGATGAAGGAATTCTGATAGCCCTAGCTGTTTGGCCTGCATTCCTCCACGTTATCACCAACCAACAATCACAAGCTCTTAGGTAAACCTGGCAATTTTGGTCATGACActgcgacacgactcgaaaacgacacggaataaatggatttgggtttattataaatgggttcggatcatgatcgggtcaacccgtttaacacgattattaatcgtgtcattttcgggttgacctgtttaactcgaaattgacccgttacgatccatttattaaacgtatcAGTTTCAATCCGACATAattatacacctattacaacccatttaaatttaattttaaattaatatttatcactaatataatatttaataactaaaaaatattataaattaaaaattttataaaaataattttctattactagttttttaaaaacaaaaaatacatctttaataaaaaaaaaacataaaaataaaaaaaataaaattttttttcgggttaataggttaattttcgtgTTAACggattaataggttagttttcgggttaataggtcaatttcaaattaacgggttaataggtcaacacgatccattaaaataataattttattcggGTCGTATCGTGTttacctgtttataaacaggttggGTTAGTATTTTGGATACctgacatgattaataaatggatcgtgttcgggttatacatttttgacacgattttTAAACGGATTAATATGAACACGACCCACGAACATGAATTGCCCGGTCTACTTTTAGGTTACCGACCGCTGATCCCCAACTATTGTCAACTGTTGTTGCCAAAATCGCTGATCTCCTacctggattttttttttcttctttttattacattttggaAAATGGGAGACTGTTATacgcatcaaaatttaaattctatatatttttagttttatcactgtatatttttaatagttttatcaCTAagtttagttaatatatatgtttaaaagagatttttttttttggggaatccAAACAGATATTTGCTGTCACATAATAGTTCCCAAACTTGGTGCCAGGACCACAATACCTCAAGAATCATCAACTCCAATACCGACAAAAGATATTTACTactcatcaaaaaaataaaaaaagaaagacgaAAGATATTTACTCAATCTTCATCACTCCAAAAGCTGCTCGAACCGATAAGGCAATCTAGGAAAACCGTATATCCAATTCAGAGTCCAAAACATGTTCGTACAACGCCAAACAAAATAACagtatttgaaaactttttctttttctttttttttttctccgagAAAGTGCCATGAAAACATTTTTGAGTGgttgtataaaattttaattttgatgacaTCTGTTCATAGTACGTACGGAAAAATATTCGAAATTGTGAAAAGAGTCTTTGTAAAAATACAAAACgtccaaaatccaaataatGTTATTTTGGCTTCACATTCACATATAAAAGTTCCATGGATGAACCCATGAGAAAAATATTACTGTAGGTGAGTGGCGGGGCAGTAGGGTGTGCAGCCATGAGCCcctaagtttttaattttttttagatatatattgtaattaaaaaaaaaggaaaatagctCTTTGTATAGATAATTGGCTCCCCCTAATCAaatgtttatcttttctttatatatatatatatataattatcttttgCAAGTATTTCTAAAAcataaactatattttattaaaaaaactaaatttattaagaaactaaatttatttaattaatagataCTAACATAATTATGTATTAAGAATTAAGTTACAACTATTCTTGATTTCAAAACttacttaataattattttagttagtttttacaataattttttgtcttaactcattttaatttttaatttttaaattatctcgagtcttattaataatagtattatttttttgagtgGAGTTTTATCTTGactattttttagggtttaaaaccaaatatttatGGTTTATCTTATTCTTCCACTAGTTTGCCATTAAAGACCAAATTTGGACTTGTGGTTTCATTTTGCTATTATCGAAGGATTGAAGGAAATCTGGTTCTCGACTTTAGTcgctctcttttttttaatcaagggTTTGCCGTGAATTGTGAAACGGTGAAGAGAGAGGTGAAGAGTGatttgagagagagagtgtttgaAACCTAGGAAAAACAAtgtaaaaaggaaaggaaaaaaaaagctcaaggggattttagtaattttaactGGAACGGTGTGTAAGTAGAAATTTGGTTGTGTGAAAAAaccaaccctttttttttttttttttgtttttaagcgGGACCACAACCATGTTAGTGATTTCATTTAATGGCCGCAACGAGCTTCGTCCTCGTCATCAAACGCTTTTGTACGGTTAGAGCAGAAGTGCGTTGGACTTTGATAGAAAAAGGTCTATTTTTAAAAGTCCGAAGCTTCAAAATTCGATCCAACCCGTTAAACATCTCGCTCCAAATTCTGCCTGAGCTTGAACATGAGCctgttcaatttttatttcagtTGGGTTTGAACTTCAGATTTACAGTGTAGATTGGGTTTGAAGCTCGATTTATTGGGTTACCCACTAAACTTTTGAAATCCAACCAGATTAACTAATCccctttataatatttttataaaagtttgatgaaaattttaaaattttttataaaaattatagatttttttaatcaaattataaaaaatttaatgtatatattacaaagaaaattatccATAAAAACTATGGagaaatatcaatatatattatataaattatacatattttcttttatgttcatttataaaataaattttcttttcatacgttggtaaaataaaatttttacaaaaactatagatttttttaacgaaattatgaaaaatttaatatatatatgataaagaaaatttttcatAGAAACTATAAAGAAATAtcagtatatattatataaattatacctattttcatttataaactaaattttcttttcatttggaaaaataaaatttttacataaCTTTCacagaaaattttgattttttaaactatAGGTGCAAGGATCAAAGAGCCCCCTTCTCtctatatacacatacatatatatacacaaagcCAAACGAAATAATACCATTTGTgaacataacttttttttttttttttttttgggttagtgGAGAATTATCCTAGGAAACATCTTTGGGTGGCTACAAAAAATTCTAACTTTGATGGAAGTggttataataaaattgaaattatctAAAATAGTGTAAAAGATTCTTTGGAAAACGTGCCCTTGCAGTAATGACTTTGGGCTACACATTTATAAAAGCTTACAAGGGTAAACTCTTAATGAATTGTagattttcttttcctcttcatTCTTTCACAAGCACCTCGCCTGTGTCAAGAATCCCAATGGCTATCCATAACTTGTCTGCTTCGCTTCCCACTTTGACTTCAGATTATAGATTGCAACCATTTTCAGCTCCCATCTCAGTTTCAACGTTAAAAGGTCGAAATTCTCAGTGTCGAGTCAAATGCATATCCATTGTCAAAAAATCCGAAGAAAATGTTGCTCGGCGATATGCTAACTACCAGTCCACCATTTGGCACTTCGAGTACATCCAGTCACTGCAAAGTAATTATCTGGTAGTATTATGTGAAAAACAAAGTAGTTGCTAATTAGATGCTGTTTGATAATGTGgttggtttttaaatttttttttatctaaatatGTGTAATTTACTTAATTGTTTGGGATGCAATATGCAAAAGATAACATAGTACAGGATACTTTCATGCCAATATCtttaaaatgtttaacaaaTTATAAGTACTACTAATACATACTTTATATTAACAAAGTACaaataattagataaaatatttaaataacaatattaagaaaaagcacctcaaatttttacttttagtgCTGAATGTGATATGAAAATGATTTTGTGTAGGGAGAGAGATATGCAAGACAAGTCGATACGCTGAAAGACAAGGTAAGAGTAATGCTTGATCAGGAGACAGATAAACTAAGTCAACTTGAACTGATTGATATGCTGCAAAGGCTTGGATTATCTTACCACTTTGAGGAGGAAATAAAGAGCATATTGAAGGGCTTACGTGGTAATAATATTTCTCACACATGGAAGAGCAGAGATTTGTACGCCACGGCACTTGAATTTAGACTTCTAAGGCAACATGGGTATTTTGTACCTCAAGGTAAGTTAGTTCATGGAACTATTAGCTTTCATCATAGTAATTAATTagttgataaaaaatattttttaggttgaatatatatatatatttttaatgcaaGAGGTATATGACCAGGTGTTTTCCTTATTTACTATTTAGTTACGATTGGAAGTGAAAAGTTCACTTTCCCATCTACAGTTTTAGCATTAAACAATAGTATACATACCAAACACTAAATAGAATATGACACAACTTGACAATATGTCTAAATAAACCAGTTACATAAAATTGACAATTTAGATCATAATGACCGTACAACTTTAGTATTAAGCACGAATTCGATAAgaacttatattttaaaaatttttccgACCCGTCGACTCTGTTTTGGTTTTTACCCCAACCAGTCGATGCTCAATTATATATCTGGTAGTCGAATATTACTCTAAAATGCAAACAGTAATGGAAGGTGCTAAAAAATGACATTTCACAATAGTAAATGGTGAGagtaatgtttaaaaaattatactctCAATTTATGCACCTATTTTCAATTGCAGAGGCTTTTAATGTTTTCAAGGACGAGACAGGGAATTTCAAGAAGAACATGTCCGAGGATACCTTGGGAATGCTTTCATTATATGAAGCTTCATATTATTTAACAAAGGGTGAAAACATTTTAGAGGAAGCAAGGGATTTCACaatcaaaaatctcaaaaaataCATAGAAGAAAACAAAGACGAAAATGAAGTTTGTATATTAGTGAGGCATGCCTTGGAGCTTCCAATCCATTGGAGGGTTCCACGACTAGAGAGCAGGAGGTTCATTGATGTATATGAAAGGAGAAAAGATATGAACCCTATTTTGCTTGAGCTTGCCAAATTAGATTTCAACGTGGTCCAATCGACTCACCAGCAAGATTTGAAACATGTGTCCGGGTAATTAAAAAACCAagcatgaaatatatatatatatatatatgtatgtacgtGTATATAAAAGAATTCTACGGTGCGGATGGTCCGTATGCGGATCGCATCTAAAACCGACGCTTTTTGGATAAAAACATTGGTTTTGAATGTGTCTGCATACCGACCGTTCGTACCATAGAAGCCCTCtggatatatatg is a genomic window containing:
- the LOC125418575 gene encoding terpene synthase 10-like codes for the protein MNCRFSFPLHSFTSTSPVSRIPMAIHNLSASLPTLTSDYRLQPFSAPISVSTLKGRNSQCRVKCISIVKKSEENVARRYANYQSTIWHFEYIQSLQSNYLGERYARQVDTLKDKVRVMLDQETDKLSQLELIDMLQRLGLSYHFEEEIKSILKGLRGNNISHTWKSRDLYATALEFRLLRQHGYFVPQEAFNVFKDETGNFKKNMSEDTLGMLSLYEASYYLTKGENILEEARDFTIKNLKKYIEENKDENEVCILVRHALELPIHWRVPRLESRRFIDVYERRKDMNPILLELAKLDFNVVQSTHQQDLKHVSGWWSRSRLGKKLSFARDRLMECFLWTVGMAYEPQFGYFRRMTTKSASLITVIDDVYDVYGTLEELELFTDAVESWNMDAMDQLPDYMKICFLALHNSVNEMAFDALKEQGLHIIKYLKKRWADLCKCYLQEAKWYHIGYTPTFEEYMENAWISIGGPVLLANAHLFVSNPIAQEALQFLEDHPYILRWPSMILRLADDLGTSSDELERGDVPKSIQCYMHETGTSEDDARKYIKFFMDETWKKMNEEFGNENCPLSGTFFRVAMNLGRMAQCMYQHGDGHGVPDGETKDRVLLLLVKPIPI